A part of Rhodamnia argentea isolate NSW1041297 chromosome 8, ASM2092103v1, whole genome shotgun sequence genomic DNA contains:
- the LOC115733346 gene encoding disease resistance protein RPM1-like, which yields MAASDAKTHTMASEAAAEILSQKLEILLCHPECARCLSMEKLVKEAKEKVATIQGFFSTQDRPSKSMEWLGRLLRAMYEAEDFIDKFHLREARGRQGALHVVTRPAAELVSKYELWRNLSNLVKKMEELCQDQYLKGNMETAGATPASVTWKGPKKVRLTSYWNLQASFFFCHKEKKKEIMGPIVAKAEGWLVAVTSILGEQGTGKTFLTRSVYREAMSLGVESRAWVRMSADMEVKEFLLEILRQMGKPAREVKDMKLEEIMEMLSNELGKMKKFLIVLDDVQPSNELLLRRLVGIILFHGQGHILITTQHCNIAKTMDFSLGKRSFKLDKLNDHESEKMLASKLYRVPDGQRLSKNEDILSTCGGLPRSLSLLGGLLSYTEEHERQEPKLSALLKDCSGLAGIVQSSYRRLPVHLKPCFIYMALFPVASPIPTRRLVRLWLAEGLLDSHCYDSEGKRTRLPEDVGENFILELAERNLIDVVSWRADGSPKACQMPTCLHDMILPIAISTGFLHIHDASKSKDGNDGDSTAQQEQAQPRETKVRWLAEHTNIVRGGQGGGNPGLNLGHVRSFLSFYPRRGMLTKDISTVLRNITSKTDYSLLRVLDLEGVYKPSLQGVLHKLVLLRYLGLRSTVLDSIPGEVADLHYLETLDIKHTNITSLPSSLWKARNLRHLHLNWFYIDLKKILKACGNNVEALTKLQTLSGLVIGDVKEDSMTGHMNSLNSLTTLKLFLQLSDKAPSSGAAGAAGEMISRWISTGLTNLQSLTFGVIQEAKSAEQAEPQAGAKQEVGAAPAEPTKAKPEEEAKAKKSQVGKLPTLSLAERHHELLELYLLGRLENPIWTTLLPDSLRVLTLSGSKVETDMIPELGNLLTNLRTLRLLANSFRGKSLRFTAGGFPNLKILKIWKLPQLEDVTIEEGAMPHLKEVEFRHLEKLKTIDRICRCKELETIWVIYGTDKPAFVKPLEDGNGDETILHVERDTEGSGSMDTDEDDRDKEGETSAQHPEEEKHQSTGDGNRDEGGDMSGQHTEKERPQSTDDSDDNHIHIHVE from the coding sequence ATGGCTGCTTCTGATGCGAAAACACACACGATGGCTAGCGAAGCAGCCGCCGAGATCTTGTCGCAGAAACTAGAGATCTTGCTCTGCCACCCGGAGTGCGCCAGGTGCTTATCGATGGAAAAGCTCGTGAAGGAGGCCAAGGAGAAGGTGGCCACGATCCAAGGGTTCTTTTCCACTCAAGACAGACCGTCCAAGAGCATGGAATGGTTGGGGCGGCTCCTCCGAGCCATGTATGAGGCTGAGGACTTCATCGACAAGTTCCACCTCAGAGAGGCCCGCGGGAGGCAAGGGGCCCTGCACGTGGTCACGAGGCCGGCCGCCGAGCTCGTCTCCAAGTATGAGCTGTGGAGGAACTTGTCCAATCTGGTGAAAAAGATGGAGGAGTTGTGTCAAGATCAGTACTTGAAGGGCAACATGGAAACGGCGGGGGCAACCCCTGCTAGCGTAACATGGAAAGGCCCAAAAAAGGTGAGGCTGACTAGCTACTGGAATCTGCAagcatccttcttcttctgtcacaaggagaagaaaaaggaaataatggGGCCGATTGTGGCGAAAGCGGAGGGGTGGCTTGTCGCTGTGACTTCGATTTTGGGTGAGCAAGGCACCGGCAAGACGTTCCTCACGAGATCGGTCTACAGGGAAGCGATGTCCCTGGGTGTTGAGTCGCGTGCTTGGGTCCGCATGTCGGCCGACATGGAGGTGAAGGAGTTCCTGCTCGAGATACTGAGGCAAATGGGGAAGCCAGCGAGGGAGGTGAAGGACATGAAGTTGGAAGAGATAATGGAAATGCTTTCCAACGAATTGGGCAAGATGAAGAAGTTCCTCATAGTGTTGGATGACGTGCAGCCGTCCAACGAGCTACTCTTGCGAAGGTTAGTGGGGATCATCCTGTTCCATGGGCAGGGCCACATACTCATCACCACTCAACACTGTAACATAGCCAAGACCATGGATTTTTCATTAGGAAAAAGGTCGTTCAAGCTAGATAAATTAAACGATCATGAAAGCGAGAAGATGCTCGCTAGTAAGTTGTATAGAGTACCCGATGGTCAGAGGCTCTCGAAGAACGAGGACATCCTAAGTACTTGTGGGGGCTTGCCGCGCAGTCTGTCCTTGCTTGGCGGGTTGCTGTCATATACTGAAGAGCACGAACGCCAAGAGCCCAAGCTCTCGGCGTTGCTGAAAGATTGTTCGGGATTAGCAGGTATAGTACAATCGAGTTACCGTAGATTGCCGGTTCATCTAAAACCGTGTTTCATCTACATGGCTTTGTTCCCCGTGGCATCCCCAATTCCGACAAGAAGGCTAGTAAGGCTGTGGTTGGCCGAGGGCTTATTGGATTCGCATTGTTACGACAGCGAGGGGAAACGGACGAGGCTGCCTGAGGATGTAGGAGAGAATTTCATTCTGGAGCTCGCGGAAAGGAACCTGATTGATGTGGTGAGCTGGAGGGCGGACGGATCCCCCAAGGCTTGCCAAATGCCCACCTGTCTGCACGACATGATCCTCCCGATCGCGATCAGCACGGGGTTCCTTCACATACATGACGCTAGCAAGTCGAAAGACGGGAATGACGGCGACTCGACCGCCCAGCAAGAACAGGCCCAACCGCGAGAAACCAAGGTCCGGTGGCTTGCGGAGCACACAAACATAGTCAGAGGCGGCCAAGGTGGTGGCAACCCCGGCTTGAACCTCGGCCACGTCCGCTCATTTCTGTCGTTCTACCCGAGGAGAGGCATGCTCACCAAGGACATCAGCACCGTCCTGCGGAACATCACCTCCAAGACTGACTATAGCTTGCTGAGGGTACTCGACTTGGAGGGCGTGTATAAGCCGTCCTTGCAAGGGGTGCTCCACAAGCTGGTGCTCCTAAGGTACCTAGGATTGAGATCCACGGTGTTGGACTCGATCCCGGGCGAGGTCGCGGATCTGCACTATCTCGAGACTCTCGACATAAAGCACACCAACATCACTTCCCTCCCGAGTTCCTTGTGGAAGGCGAGGAACCTGAGGCACCTGCATCTCAACTGGTTCTACATCGACTTGAAGAAGATCCTCAAGGCTTGTGGCAACAACGTCGAGGCCTTGACTAAACTCCAAACCTTAAGCGGGCTGGTCATCGGTGACGTGAAGGAGGACTCGATGACGGGCCACATGAACAGCTTAAACTCTCTCACCACGCTCAAGCTTTTCTTGCAACTGTCGGATAAGGCCCCCTCCTCAGGCGCTGCAGGCGCTGCAGGGGAAATGATATCCCGTTGGATTAGCACCGGGCTCACCAATCTCCAGTCCTTGACCTTTGGGGTGATCCAAGAAGCCAAATCCGCTGAACAAGCCGAGCCCCAGGCAGGAGCCAAGCAAGAGGTAGGAGCGGCACCGGCGGAGCCCACGAAAGCCAAGccagaagaagaagccaaagcCAAGAAATCGCAGGTAGGAAAGTTACCAACACTGTCGCTGGCTGAACGACATCACGAGCTGTTGGAGCTCTACTTGCTGGGGCGACTCGAGAATCCCATCTGGACAACGCTCTTGCCCGACTCGCTCCGGGTTCTGACTCTATCGGGTTCGAAGGTGGAAACAGACATGATCCCCGAGCTGGGGAATCTCCTGACGAACCTGAGGACGCTCAGGCTCTTGGCCAACTCTTTCCGAGGCAAAAGCTTGAGGTTCACCGCAGGTGGCTTCCCGAACCTCAAGatcttgaagatttggaagctGCCACAGCTCGAGGACGTGACTATCGAAGAAGGAGCAATGCCGCATCTCAAAGAAGTCGAGTTCAGGCACCTCGAGAAGCTGAAAACTATCGATAGGATCTGCCGTTGCAAGGAGTTGGAAACCATATGGGTGATATATGGCACCGATAAACCTGCTTTTGTGAAGCCTCTCGAGGACG